The following coding sequences lie in one Xyrauchen texanus isolate HMW12.3.18 chromosome 25, RBS_HiC_50CHRs, whole genome shotgun sequence genomic window:
- the ints11 gene encoding integrator complex subunit 11 yields MPDIKVTPLGAGQDVGRSCILVSIGGKNIMLDCGMHMGYNDDRRFPDFSYITQNGRLTEFLDCVIISHFHLDHCGALPYMSEMVGYDGPIYMTHPTKAICPILLEDFRKITVDKKGETNFFTSQMIKDCMKKVVPLNLHQTVQVDEELEIKAYYAGHVLGAAMVQIKVGLESVVYTGDYNMTPDRHLGAAWIDKCRPDLLISESTYATTIRDSKRCRERDFLKKVHETVERGGKVLIPVFALGRAQELCILLETFWERMNLKAPIYFSTGLTEKANHYYKLFITWTNQKIRKTFVQRNMFEFKHIKAFDRSYADNPGPMVVFATPGMLHAGQSLQIFKKWAGNDKNMVIMPGYCVQGTVGHKILNGQKKLEMEGRATLEVKLQVEYMSFSAHADAKGIMQLIRMAEPRNMLLVHGEAKKMEFLKDKIEQEFNVSCFMPANGETTTIVTNPSVPVDISLNLLKREMALGGPLPDPKKPRTMHGTLIMKDNSLRLVSPDQALKELGLSEHQLRFTCRVQLHDPHSDTHTLGRIYTHLKSVLKTYSVQHLPDGTVSVESIVIKVTSSAEEPNLKVILLSWSYQDEELGSFLSTLLKKGLPA; encoded by the exons GGGCTGGTCAGGATGTTGGCCGCAGCTGTATTTTGGTCTCCATAGGAGGCAAAAACATCATGCTTGATTGTGGAATGCACATGGGTTACAACGATGAT AGGCGTTTCCCAGATTTCAGTTACATTACACAGAACGGGCGTCTCACTGAGTTCTTGGACTGTGTCATTATAAG TCATTTCCATCTGGATCACTGTGGTGCTCTTCCCTACATGAGTGAGATGGTGGGTTATGACGGGCCCATTTATATGACCCACCCCACTAAAGCCATCTGCCCCATCCTGCTGGAGGACTTCAGAAAGATCACAGTGGACAAAAAGGGCGAGACCAACTTTTTCACTTCACAAATGATTAAAGACTGCATGAAGAAAGTGGTGCCTTTAAATCTCCACCAAACAGTTCAG GTAGATGAAGAGCTTGAGATCAAAGCATACTATGCGGGTCATGTATTAGGAGCCGCCATGGTCCAAATTAAAGTTGGCTTGGAGTCTGTTGTCTACACA GGAGATTACAATATGACACCAGACAGACATTTGGG AGCTGCCTGGATTGACAAATGCCGGCCAGATCTTCTGATATCAGAGTCCACGTACGCCACCACGATCAGAGACTCAAAGCGTTGCAGGGAAAGAGATTTCTTGAAGAAAGTTCATGAAACAGTAGAACGAGGAGGGAAG GTCTTGATTCCAGTGTTTGCTCTGGGAAGAGCACAAGAGCTCTGTATTCTGTTGGAGACATTCTG GGAGCGAATGAATCTGAAAGCCCCCATCTACTTCTCCACTGGGCTGACGGAGAAAGCCAATCACTACTACAAGCTCTTCATCACCTGGACAAATCAGAAGATACGCAAAACCTTCGTGCAAAGAAACATGTTCGAGTTCAAACACATCAAAGCTTTTGATCGCTCCTATGCGGATAACCCTGGGCCAATG GTTGTGTTTGCGACACCGGGAATGTTGCATGCTGGGCAGTCTTTACAGATATTCAAGAAATGGGCAGGCAATGATAAGAACATG gtTATCATGCCAGGATACTGTGTACAAGGCACTGTTGGACACAagatcctgaatggacagaagaaactTGAAATGGAGGGAAGAGCAACG ttggAAGTGAAGTTGCAGGTGGAGTACATGTCTTTCAGTGCTCACGCTGACGCTAAAGGCATCATGCAATTGATCCGCATGGCAGAACCGCGGAACATGCTGCTGGTGCACGGAGAAGCCAAGAAGATGGAGTTCCTCAAAGACAAGATCGAACAGGAATTCA ATGTCAGTTGCTTCATGCCAGCCAACGGAGAGACAACGACTATAGTGACGAACCCCAGCGTCCCCGTGGACATCTCACTCAATCTACTGAAGAGAGAGATGGCTCTTGGAG GCCCATTACCTGACCCTAAAAAACCTCGCACCATGCATGGGACGTTAATAATGAAGGACAAT AGTCTGCGGCTGGTTTCTCCAGATCAGGCACTGAAAGAGCTCGGTCTGAGTGAACATCAGCTGCGCTTCACCTGCCGCGTGCAGCTTCACGACCCTCACAGTGACACCCACACACTCGGACGCATCTACACACATCTCAAGAG TGTACTGAAAACCTACAGTGTTCAACATCTCCCAGACGGCACTGTCAGTGTTGAATCCATCGTTATTAAAGTGACTTCCTCGGCTGAGGAACCAAACCTCAAAGTCATTTTGCTCTCGTGGAGCTATCAG GATGAAGAATTGGGCAGTTTTTTGTCTACGTTGTTGAAAAAAGGTTTGCCTGCTTGA
- the LOC127618873 gene encoding lysophosphatidic acid receptor 6-like: METSSIDLDLNASNPYTADMQIFQYYLFPPVYSVVLFFGLIGNLGALYYLIFKIKLKSPSNVYILNLAVADTLFLCILPFRIHYHLNYSNWIFGDVMCRITGTIFFVNIYISITFMTCICVDRYIATVHPHTYLKLRNTSLTALVSTAVWLVSGAAILAFMLTCPLPAEGKNCFENFSAKEWSKNLAPYSACSLVFGSLLPSVVILVCYPIVARRIARIQNTTSRGAQRIIYAILAITILCFLPYHIVHLVHLLSRTRWIPEGPWNVDINIARRVTMALVSLNSLLDPLLYYFATGHYKWRIRRLRFKRKKGVYSISNDL; this comes from the coding sequence ATGGAAACATCTTCAATAGACCTAGACTTAAACGCTTCAAACCCTTACACGGCAGATATGCAAATTTTTCAGTACTACCTCTTCCCACCAGTGTACAGTGTGGTCTTGTTTTTTGGGCTAATAGGAAATCTGGGGGCTTTGTACTACttgattttcaaaataaaactaaagtctCCATCGAACGTGTATATCCTCAACCTAGCGGTGGCCGACACACTTTTCTTGTGCATCTTGCCGTTTCGTATCCACTATCATTTGAACTACAGCAACTGGATATTTGGCGATGTCATGTGCCGCATCACCGGCACAATCTTTTTCGTCAACATCTACATCAGCATCACCTTCATGACCTGTATCTGCGTAGACCGCTACATCGCAACCGTTCACCCTCACACCTACTTGAAACTTCGCAACACAAGTCTGACCGCGCTGGTGAGCACCGCTGTTTGGTTGGTGTCTGGCGCGGCGATATTGGCCTTCATGTTAACTTGCCCGTTGCCAGCTGAAGGGAAAAACTGCTTTGAAAACTTCTCGGCTAAGGAGTGGAGTAAGAACTTGGCGCCCTACAGTGCCTGCAGTCTTGTTTTTGGATCTCTGCTGCCCTCTGTGGTCATACTGGTGTGCTACCCCATTGTGGCACGTCGCATCGCCCGAATCCAAAACACCACATCGCGCGGGGCACAGAGAATTATTTATGCCATACTAGCCATCACCATTCTCTGTTTCCTACCATATCATATAGTGCATTTAGTGCATCTTCTGTCACGCACTCGTTGGATACCTGAAGGGCCCTGGAATGTAGACATTAACATCGCCCGCAGAGTGACCATGGCTCTAGTCAGTTTAAACAGCCTCTTGGACCCCCTGTTGTACTACTTTGCCACGGGCCACTACAAGTGGAGGATCAGAAGACTGAGGTTCAAAAGGAAAAAGGGGGTTTATTCAATTTCCAATGATTTATGA